From Xylanibacter oryzae DSM 17970, a single genomic window includes:
- a CDS encoding MerR family transcriptional regulator — MIDKKGVIMEGNISKSRKLYYSISEVADMLGVNASLIRFWENEIPTLKPQTIKGTNIRRYVEKDIEHLKVVYNLVKVRGFKISAAKKMLNANREGVDKRAEVLEKLACVRDELIEVKKQLEYLT, encoded by the coding sequence ATGATTGATAAAAAAGGTGTTATCATGGAAGGAAATATATCAAAATCACGTAAGTTGTACTATTCTATAAGTGAAGTTGCTGATATGCTGGGTGTTAATGCCAGTTTAATAAGGTTTTGGGAAAATGAGATCCCTACTTTAAAGCCTCAGACAATAAAGGGAACTAATATACGTAGATATGTAGAGAAAGATATAGAGCATCTTAAGGTTGTTTATAATCTTGTTAAGGTTCGTGGTTTTAAAATATCAGCGGCTAAGAAGATGCTTAATGCAAACAGAGAAGGTGTAGACAAAAGGGCTGAAGTCTTAGAAAAACTTGCATGTGTAAGAGATGAACTGATAGAAGTAAAAAAGCAACTTGAATACCTTACATAG